A stretch of the Bacillus sp. FJAT-18017 genome encodes the following:
- the queG gene encoding tRNA epoxyqueuosine(34) reductase QueG — protein sequence MNYKKLKADIIAYSKTIGIDKIGFTTADPFTELKNRLIRQQELNYQSGFEEPDIEKRTNPGLLMDQPRSIIAIALAYPSKMHDRPISTKGERRGIFARASWGLDYHHILRDKLNQLEQFISEQVPGARMKSMVDTGELADRAVAERAGIGWSGKNCSILTPEYGSYVYLGEMITSLPLEPDLPMEEQCGSCTKCLDACPTGALIQGGQINAKRCIAFLTQTKDFIPDEFRDKIGNRIYGCDSCQTACPVNKGKDFHFHGEMEADPEVAKPLLKPILTLSNKEFKQRFGTVAGSWRGKKPIQRNAIIALGHFKDESAICELQEVIKKDPRPVMRGTAAWALGKIGSEEAKEILSSMLTTEKDNDVLTEIEKGLEMMK from the coding sequence TTGAATTACAAAAAACTAAAAGCAGACATAATTGCATATAGCAAGACGATTGGCATAGATAAAATCGGCTTTACGACCGCAGACCCTTTCACAGAGCTAAAGAATAGGCTGATCCGACAGCAGGAATTGAACTACCAGTCCGGCTTTGAAGAACCTGATATTGAAAAAAGGACCAATCCTGGCTTGCTCATGGACCAGCCGAGGTCAATTATTGCAATTGCGCTGGCCTATCCTTCAAAAATGCATGACCGGCCAATAAGCACAAAGGGAGAACGCAGGGGAATATTCGCCCGTGCTTCATGGGGGCTTGATTACCATCATATTCTCCGGGATAAGTTAAACCAGCTTGAGCAGTTCATTTCTGAACAGGTACCGGGCGCAAGGATGAAGTCTATGGTTGATACTGGTGAACTGGCTGACCGTGCAGTTGCTGAGCGGGCTGGGATTGGCTGGAGCGGAAAGAACTGCTCGATCCTTACTCCTGAATATGGTTCATATGTGTACCTTGGAGAGATGATCACAAGTCTCCCGCTTGAACCCGATTTGCCAATGGAGGAACAATGCGGTTCCTGTACGAAATGCCTGGATGCCTGCCCAACTGGGGCTCTTATACAGGGAGGGCAGATTAATGCAAAGAGATGCATTGCTTTTTTGACTCAGACAAAGGATTTTATCCCTGACGAATTCAGAGACAAGATTGGCAACCGGATATACGGCTGCGATTCCTGCCAGACCGCTTGCCCGGTCAACAAAGGAAAGGACTTTCACTTCCATGGGGAGATGGAGGCGGACCCAGAGGTTGCAAAGCCTCTTCTTAAACCGATACTGACCCTGAGTAATAAAGAATTCAAACAGAGGTTTGGTACTGTTGCGGGATCGTGGCGCGGTAAGAAGCCCATACAGCGCAATGCGATTATTGCACTTGGCCACTTTAAGGATGAGAGCGCTATTTGTGAACTTCAAGAGGTTATCAAAAAAGACCCTCGGCCAGTCATGAGGGGAACAGCCGCATGGGCGCTGGGTAAAATCGGGAGTGAAGAGGCGAAGGAAATTCTCTCTTCAATGCTCACTACCGAGAAGGATAACGATGTGCTGACAGAGATTGAAAAGGGTCTTGAAATGATGAAATAA
- a CDS encoding B3/B4 domain-containing protein: MEIHIAKDLSELIPNFKLGVIFYSGINVGESPQMLKGRLQLFQESIFFDLEGSSVAELEGLKEWRQIFKTTGKDPNRYRPSVEALYRRIGKQNFLPSVQSAIDLNNFFSLQYQVPIGIYDTDQLKGDVSVRLGKSSEEYTGLNGRSNSLDKLIVSSDQLGPFGSPFVDSSRASVSETTTNALQLIYLRPSTNYNDAQKLTESLMKMFVQIHGGEGDFTIVESV, translated from the coding sequence TTGGAAATTCACATTGCAAAGGATTTATCAGAGCTCATTCCCAACTTTAAATTAGGGGTAATTTTCTATAGCGGAATCAATGTTGGCGAATCACCACAAATGCTAAAGGGAAGACTCCAGCTGTTTCAGGAATCAATTTTCTTTGATCTTGAGGGGTCTTCAGTGGCAGAATTGGAAGGACTGAAAGAGTGGCGGCAAATATTTAAAACAACTGGAAAAGACCCAAACCGATATAGGCCTTCAGTTGAGGCCTTGTACAGACGAATTGGGAAGCAAAATTTTCTTCCTTCAGTACAAAGCGCAATTGACTTAAATAATTTTTTTTCGCTTCAATATCAAGTGCCAATCGGTATTTATGATACAGACCAGCTCAAGGGGGATGTCTCTGTAAGGCTCGGAAAATCAAGTGAGGAATATACAGGTCTGAATGGACGGTCAAATTCCCTTGATAAGTTAATCGTATCCTCTGATCAACTCGGCCCTTTCGGCAGCCCGTTTGTAGATTCAAGCCGGGCCTCTGTTTCAGAAACTACAACTAATGCTTTGCAGCTTATTTATTTACGGCCATCAACAAACTATAACGATGCGCAAAAACTAACAGAATCCTTGATGAAAATGTTTGTTCAAATTCATGGAGGAGAGGGCGATTTTACAATAGTCGAATCAGTATAA